DNA from Halobaculum sp. XH14:
TACTGTGCTATTGGCGATACTGGTATGAACGGTAGTTTGCCTGAGGCCGGTCGAGAAGGTATCGAGCAACTGGAGAACGGGAACGTGGTTCAGGCGCGGAATGAGTTTGCCCGTCTCCACGTCAAGGCAGGGATGAAGAAGCAGGGTGTACTGAAGACGGATACTGATGAGAGTTACTGGGAACGAGTGGAGGACTTGGCGGAGGAGGCTACACAGATTCTCCACAACGTGGGAGACGCTGCGGAGGCGTTGAAACGGTTGGAGGAGTTGTTTGAGGGCCGTGTTTTCGACAGTTCTGCGATCACCTACCAGGGCGGTGTCGGTGAGGCGGAGAAGACTGTCTCGGAGTCTGATACGGATGAGGTGGTGCAGGATCGTATCGAGTTCTTGGAGGAGGAGATTAAGCGGTCGCAGGAGGACTTGATGGAGTTGAAGGAGGAGCTCGACGAACTCCGTGACGAGTGAGTGATGCGGGGTTCTTCGCCTGAGCCGCTGCGTAGTGCTGTGGAGAAACTGGAGGAAGGTGATTTTCAAGGGGCGAAGGAGGAGTTTGAGCAGGTCCGGCAGCAAGCTGAATTGAAAAACGAGGGAGTGTTGGAGAGAAGGTCGGGGGAGGAGTACTGGAGAGGTATTGGTGAAGCAGCTGAGGAAGCTGTCCGTGTCATCGAGGTCTTAGGAAGCTCTGAGGAGGCGTTGAACCGGTTAGAGAATGTTGTTAGGAGTGCGGACCCTGATTCCGGTGTTTCCTACAAGCCAGGTGTAGGTGAGGAGGAGAGGACGTTGGATCATCAGTCTACGGACGAGGTTATCCAGAATCGTATCGAGTTCCTCGAGGAGGAGATTGAGAACTCTGACGAGGAATTACCGGGGTTACGCCGGGAGTTAGATGAGCTTCGAGACTACCAAGAAGAGTGAAATCGACGGGTTCTATTCGGTCTCCAGTAGTTCATCGATCTCCCAGAAGTCCATTGTCTCGTCCTGTTCTTCGTCGTAGAGTGCGACTGCTTTCACGCCTTCTTCCGGCTTCGTGTAGAGCAGGTCATATCGTTCATCGTTGCCGGTGTCGATGGAGAAGTAGGGCATGGTGCTGCCTTTGACTTCGTGACTGTAATCGCCGGCTTGGTCTTCAAGGATGGATCTGACTTTTTCGAGCGGCAGATTCACGGGGAAGATGTAGTCGCCGTCGTTGAGTTTGATAGAGCCGCCGAGTGGCTCGCTCAGGGTTTTGTCGTATTCTACACGTCCTATACACAGTCACCTATCCGGGTTCTTCTCAATGGTATTTTTATTCAATTTGGTCGAAGTCGCGGTTTCCGCATTTGGGACAGATACCCATGTCGTCCGGTTCTTTGTTGCCGCATTCGCTGCACTCCTTCATCTGAAATCATCTCCCTCCACGAAGTCGATAAACCTGGCTCGTTCACCTGGACCGGATCAGGTCGTCTCCCCTGCAGGAGTTGCACAAGCCGAACATTGTAACGTTGTCACAGCCTTTCCGGACGCATTCCCGCATCTCTAACCACCTTCCAGCCAGTCGTTCCAGTCTGATTGTCCGTCGACGTCCGGTACATCCAGGTCCGGTTCTCTGTAGGAACGTACTGAGGATTGCCGTGACTCAGTATCTTGGTTCCGGGTTTCTTCGTAGAACTCGGCCTCTTCCTTCAACCAGGCCATTTGCTCCCCGATTCCGGAGAAGTCCTGCTCCTGGAATGGGAACCGGGTTTCCCAGGGAAACGGTTCGAACACATCGTTCTCTTTGAGAGGGTCGACGTAGTCGTCGCCGGCGAGTACGATTAATCGGCGGCAGTGCGGATTCTCTTCGGGAAACCCTGATTTCATGCCGAGCCAGGAAGCGAGTCCGTAGTGAACGCGGCGGGTCCAGAAGTCGAGCCGGTCGTTGTAGAGTGGTTCGTCCCAGGGATAGCTGGTGTGTTGGTAGGCTTCTGGTTCGACTGGTGCTGGTTCTCCTTCCAGGTCTCCTATGGTGGTGTTGTAGGGTTCTGTTTCGAGGCTGGGCCAGAGTACGTCGTGTTCGGCGGAGAGTATCGCCCAAGGCGTGGTCCCTTCCGGGGCGTCTTCCCCGATTTGTGACCGGGCCTCTGCGTATCGCTTCTTCAGCTGGAAGTACGTCGACGTGTAGAGATCCTCGGCAGGTACGGGTTCATTCTGTTTCTGCTGGCCGCAGCCAACCAAGACGTAGGTGCCGTCCTCGATCTACGAATCACCTTCTCCGGGTTCGAGTGCTTCCCCAGCTTCTTCGATCGTGGCCGGGAAGATCATCAGATCCGGGTTTTCCTCCAAGGCGGTGTCGATACAGTCCTCGTGGCTTTGGATGTAGTCGGGGACTCCAGAGTAGACGAATTTCAGGACTGGTTCTTCAAGATCTGTACCGGTGTAGAGTTCTGCGATGTAGTAGCCGTCGACCTCTCTGCCGTCTACTATGACCGGTGATTCTCACCTTGATTGAGTAAATGTAACCCGAAGAGAGTCGCCGCGACTCCTCCAAAATATGCCAGTAAAACCACATCCATACAGCTGAACGTCACTCTGTATCACCTTCCAGTATCTCCGACACTGGCTCCAGGTCGGCCTCTTCCCGTGCCCGGTCGACGTTTTCCAAACTCGTTGACGGTCCGGCGGAGAGGAAGACTGCTTTCTTCGCTTCGAAGTACAGATCCTCCGGGATGTCGTAGTCGTCGAGGATGTCCTCGATCAGTTCTTCCTGCTTGTCCTCGTGGAGATAATGCCGTAGGTAGGTTGGCGGATCGTCTCTGACTGCGTCACCTGGGTCCAGGCTGCTGTAGTCGAGGCCGGGAGTGGCTTCTTCGTAGAGTGTGTCGAGTATTTCAAAGTAGGCGTCTTCCCATTCATCCTGTACGTCGTCGAGGTTCACAGGGAAGGATCACCTTCGCCTTTCTGGGGTATGTAGTAGGGTTCGTTGCCGCTGAACTTCTCGACACGCTCCAGGTCAACCTCTTCCTCGACGTACTGGTCGATGGCTTCCTCCGCTGCTTCCAATGTGATCGCTCCTGATCTGCCGCCGAGTTGCTCTGGGTCCGTCCTGTAGAGTGCGTCGAGGCATGGCCCGTAGCCGTACTTGTTCATGATTCCGGCGCGGCTGCTCCACGGACCTTTCAGAGTGACTTCTTCTCCGTCGACGGTTTCGATCTCGTAGTGGCGTCCGTTGTACCCGTCTTGTTGGCCACCGTCCCAGGCGAAGAACTGGACGTAACCCGAGTCGTGTTCAGCGTACCATAGCCCCTGTTCCTCGCTGCCTTCAAACTCGAGGTCGCTGGTGTCGGGGATTTCGTCGACGTATAGTATGAGTCGTGGGTCGTTTCCGAAGTCTTCCTTCCAGTCGATTTCAGCGTCTTCTAACTCGATTGTGTATCACCTTAGAGAGTTTTTGGTTGCAGATTTGTCTCGTCAGCTTTTACGACAATCACTCCCGTTGCTATTCTGGGTGCTGTATAGTATGTGGGCAAAACCCGGAAATTTACCTGCTCTCCCTCTTCAAAGTCATCAGGGTTCTGAGTCAAGACTATATACACCTTAGAATAACCGAAAATCCAGTCTGGAGTGCCTCTGATAAGTCTCTTTTTCCAAAGTGAATCTGGTTCTGCATCTACTATAACCCTAATCGCAGACCAGTCAGTATCATGCAAGCACTGAGTAGCCGGATAGTGAATAACCTCCTTGTTTTCTATGACTTGGCCGATCTTACCTTCTATCTCTTTGATCCCAACTCCTTTAGTCAGATCTACCACCTTCTGATTCAAGTTCTTCCTGTAGGATTTGCCGTCCGTGTGTACCGAGGTTGAACGCGGCCTGCTCCACCAGCTTCCGAGCTCCCTCGTCCTCATCGCTATTGTCAAAGTCGAGTTCTTTCTTGAGGTCGGCCAGCCAGAGATGGAACTCCGGCTTGGTCACGAGGTCGGAGGTGCTGAGGATTTCTAGGTCTTCGTCGAGCTGGGTGTCGTCCTCGTTGTAGCTGAGAACGGTTTCTCTCCCGTTTGCAGGTGTGTAGACGGTGTGTTCGTAGGCCGTGACCTGCAGCCAGACTTCTTCTTCCGGCTCCGGTTCTTCCGTTGGGTCTGCCTGGATATCTTCCGGGACTGATAGTTTGATGTATTCGGTGACGTCGAAGTCGGACTTGTCTTGGAAGAACTGAATGTCTTCCCTGCACTCCTTGCAGAAGTCGTCGTCGGAGCAGGACTGGCACATATCCACCATCCTGGCTACGACTGATTTCGTCTCTTCCTCCATCGTCATCACTGGTCGTTCTCACCTGCGGTGACTTCCTCGGCTTTCTCAAG
Protein-coding regions in this window:
- a CDS encoding DUF6884 domain-containing protein → MVGCGQQKQNEPVPAEDLYTSTYFQLKKRYAEARSQIGEDAPEGTTPWAILSAEHDVLWPSLETEPYNTTIGDLEGEPAPVEPEAYQHTSYPWDEPLYNDRLDFWTRRVHYGLASWLGMKSGFPEENPHCRRLIVLAGDDYVDPLKENDVFEPFPWETRFPFQEQDFSGIGEQMAWLKEEAEFYEETRNQDTESRQSSVRSYREPDLDVPDVDGQSDWNDWLEGG